GGATAGTTTCCTCACCGACACGCGCAAAAAAATTTTTTTTAGGTGGCGGTGGTGGTTTGTAATCCAGAGTATCCTTCTTCTTTTCAAGAAGATTAAACAAGGCTTGATGTTCTTCATGAAAATTAATCAGTTCAATTTTGTTGTCTCTGGTTTTCAAGGTATTAATGCAGTGCAAAAGGGCGAGGGCACCGGCACTATCAAAGTGGATAAGTTTCTCTCCATTGAAGGTGAGTTGGGTGGCTTCCGGGAGTGCTTCTTCATGAAAGCGTTTTAACAATCCATCCAAATGAAGAACGGACCAGGATCCTTCGCATTGATAGGTATTTTTTTCCTCATTAAAAATTAATTTGGCCGAAGGATTTGCCTTAATCATAATTTACTATCATCTTAAAAAATAACCTAGCATAATACGAATTTCTCTCTGTCGCAAAATACTTATATAACGTGTTTAATTTAAAACAACTACCACTCTTTTTTGGGAAATCGATCCTGGTTATTTTCGATTAAAGCATGCCATGAAAACCATTTTGGCTATCTTGATCACACTTTTTCTTGTTCAAAATGAGTCAGTAGCGACAAAGGCAATGGCGTCTATCTCCTGTGCTATATCAATGCAAGGTTCATTTGCTAAACACTATCTGTGGCGAGTAGGGCAGATTATTTTATTTGATATTTTTTATTTTGCTTCATTTAGTTTAGGACTTGCTATTCGTGAGGCTGATAATTTAAAGGCGATTGTGTTGATATTATTGGGATTTACCGTGAATTACGCTCGTCGGTTTAGATTACAAACCAGCGTGGCTCCGCTGATGATTTGGCTTTTGTGTTTTATGGCAACCATTTTACCTTTTAGTTCTTCCGCTGAGGCATGGAGTCATATTCATGGTTTAATTACAGGTTTAGTTGTTTCGGCTGTGGTGATGCTGGTCATTTTTCCAGAAAATTATCGGCGGTTGTATGTACACAACTCCAATCGTTTCTTTAGCAGTTTGGCGCAGGGTTTAAATGAAATGAGGCGCTATCTTTTACTGCCTGGTAATTCTTTGGATTTTTACCGCCTTTCTTTTGTGCGAACCAAAAAGCGTTTAAATCGTTTGCTGGATAGTAATCAGAGTATTGATCAGAGCGATCTGTTTGATGAGCAACAGGAAAATTTAATTAGCGAGCTAATGCTTTCTGAATATGCATTAGCCCAAGCTTATATCATTATGATTGATGCCTATTGCCATCTGGGCACTCACCATCATTTTTTATCCAAAGAACTCAGATTAAGAATAAGTAAAATTAATAAACAGCTTTCACAATGGTTTGCTTCAGCTAAAATGGATAAGTCTTATAAAGTCAGTGCCGAACAAATAGAAATTTCTTTCGAAAAATTGATCCAGACAGTCAGTAAAGAAAAAATAACTGCGCCTGATTTAGTAATGGCAATTTTAAACTTGAATTTAAGTTTAAGATTTATGGTTCAACAATTTAATAAACTGTTGGATTTTAGTCATGAAAATTAGAAATACCACCCGAATGGCGTTTCAAGCGGCTATAGCCATTGCCATCACAGAGCTAATTAACAGACAATTTGAGATGGATCATGGTTACTGGGCCACGCTAACAGCGATGGCGTTAACTGCACAAACCTGGGGCGAAAGTGTAAAGCGGTCGATTGAACGTGTTTTAATGACTATTTTAGGTGGAGTTTGTGGTACTTTTTTATATTTTATTCTTCCTCCCAGTGAAATTCTTACTATAACCATTCTGTTGGTTTTTATTTTTTTTACTGTCTATTTGCTTACGATTAATAATCTGATTGCTGTTTTTACCTTAACTGGTTTTGTTGTTTTTTTCTTTGCCTTGCTTGATGATTGGAATTTTCTGTTGCTAACACAGCGAATTGAGGAAACAGCCTTAGGAGCCTTAATAGCAGTATTAGTAGGTTTTTTTTTCTTACCAGTTAAAACCAACGTTACAGAAATTTTCATTGCTTACCTTGAAAAAATGGATAGAAGTATCGCTTCTATTTTTGGCACATTACCTCAAGAGCAACTCATAATTAAACAAGACTTGCTGATGGAATTTCAAAAAATACGTAAACAAGCTTTATCTATTCGTTATGAGGTTTTTTTTCATCGCATGACGATGCGAGATTTTAATAGTCTTCTCACCCAAATTTTATTCTGTACGCAGTATATTGCTAATGTAATTGAAGCTTATCAATGGTTATGTACTATTTTAAGCGAGGAGGATAAAAAAAATATTGCTATAGCCGTGCATATCACCCAGCATAATATACAAGTATTGGTAAAGCTCTTAAATAATTTCAAGTCTAATGAAATGATTTCTGCACAGCATTTGCTCGATATACTTGATAAAGCAATTACTCTCCATCCAAAACAATTTGTAGCATTAAATGATAAGGCACTTGGTTTTTATAATTTAATGTATTTTTTTGCCCGTCTTAATACACGCTTGCATGATTCTTATTCACTGTTGCTGCAACTAAGCGATTAAATCGATGGTTTCTAGACGGCATTAAATTGTGCTAAAATATATACCATTTTTATAGTGTAATTATTAGGGCATGCAAGACAACTACAATCAATTTGAAAAACGCAAACAGGATCATATTGCTCTTGCGTTAATGGAAGCGAATCAAGCCAGTGAACGGAATGCCTTCGACGAAATTTCTCTCACTCATGAAGCACTGCCTGATCTAGATTTTGCTGATATTACAATCCGTGGTGAACGGTTTGGCCAACCTGTTGAGAAACCTTTTTTAGTGAGTTCGATGACTGCTGGACATCGGGATGCGATTAATATTAATCGTAATTTGATTGCAGCCTGTGCTGAAAGTAAATGGGCTATGGGGGTGGGATCTCAGCGACGTGAATTGACAGATAGGGAAGCAGCTACAGAATGGAAAGAGTTACGTAAAGATTTTCCTGAGGTTACTTTGTTCAGTAATTTGGGTATCGCCCAAATAATTAATACGCCAATAGTTAAACTTCAGCGTTTAGCAGATGCTTTACAGGCCCAGGCATTAATTGTTCACTGCAACCCTTTACAAGAAGCAATACAGCCTGAAGGGACGCCTTCATTTAAAGGATGTTGGCGTGCGCTTACCCTTTTAGTGGATAAACTCCCAATTCCTGTCATTGTTAAGGAAACAGGTTGCGGCTTTTCACTTTCAACGCTTAAACGTTTAAATGAAATCGGAATCAGCGCGGTTGACGTCAGTGGTTTGGGTGGAACACATTGGGGAAGAATTGAAGGACATCGTGCCGCCGAAGGTAGTGTTCACCAACGTGCTGCAGTGAGCTTTCGTAATTGGGGAATTGATACGGTACAGAGTGTTAAAAATGCGGTTTCCTTGTCTCCATCTTTTGAGGTGTGGGGGTCAGGTGGTGTACGTCATGGGCTGGATGCTGCCAAGCTATTTGCATTAGGTGTAAGCACTGTAGGCTTTGCAAAACCGATGCTCGATGTGGCCTTGCAACATGCAGAAAACGTATATGCTCTGATGACAGCAATTGAATATGAATTAAAGGTTGCTATGTTTTGCACTGGTAGCCGGATACTCGCTGAACTTAAGGAGAAGGCATGCTTTTAAGCAATAAAGCCGATCAATTATTTCAGGGTTTTTCCAAGTTAACACGTGAGGAACGTTTTCAACGTTTATTAGAGCTGGGTGCTTTAACTGCTGAAGATATTCAATACCTGCAGCAGGGAGGAGTAAAAGAGACTATTCTTGCGGATAAATTAATTGAAAACGTTATTGGTTATTTTCAGCTTCCTTTAGGAGTAGCCACTAACTTTTGTATTGATGGAGAAGACTACGTTATTCCTTTAGCAGTTGAGGAAACCTCCATTATTGCCGCCCTGTCTAAAACTGCCAAATGGATAAGACAGCATGGAGAAATTAAAACCTGGGTAACCGGGGAGTGTATTCTTGGTCAAATTCAAATGGCAAAGGTTAGTGATTTTGCCAGGTTGTCCACTATTTTTAGTGAAAATAAACAATTTTTAATTGAAAAAGCCAATGAAGAAGTGGCCTCTACCATGGTTAAACGAGGTGGTGGTGTCATAGACTTGCAATTGCGCCATATCCCTCGGCATGATGGCGGGGATATGGGGGTTATTCATGTCACAATGAATACTTGTGATGCTATGGGTGCCAATATTATTAATCAGGTTCTCGAATTTTTAAAAACGCCGATAGAAAATATCACTGGTGAACAAGTTACCATGTGTATTCTATCCAATCTAAACGATGAAAAACTAACTACAGCAAAGGTAACTATTCGTAACGTCGAGCCAGAATTAGGGGAACGTCTACAAGAAGCTTCCTTATTTGCAGAAATTGATCCTTATCGGGCCGCTACTCATAATAAAGGCGTAATGAACGGAATTGATCCAGTATTAATTGCGACGGGTAATGATTGGCGAGCTGTAGAAGCAGGAATTCATGCTTATGCGACTCGCTCTGGTCACTACCAGGCTATCACGCGCTGGCGTTACCAGGAAGGATGCCTTGTTGGTGAGTTAACAGCACCAATTATCGTTGGTACTGTAGGTGGGGTTACAGCACTGCATCCTACAGCAAAACTTTGTTTACGTATGATGGGTGTTCAATCAGCCAACCATTTATCCCGTATACTGGCAGCAGTAGGTTTGGTGCAGAATTTAGGCGCTATTCGAGCCTTATGTACTGAAGGAATTATTCAAGGTCATATGAAGTTGCACATCGATAATTTGCTATTAGTAGCAGGGGCTACAGATCATGAAATGCCAGTTTTGAAAGAACGCTTGCAGCACTGGTTGATCACAAATAAACGAGTGAGTGTCAATAACGCTTATGACCTTTTAACTGAAATTAGACAAGCTCGGATAACCTCATGAAATGGCATATCCCGGCGAAAACGTTTTTAGTTGGCGAATATGCCGCTGTCGCTGGTGGTTCCGCCATCGTATTAACAACCGCTCCCTGTTTTGAATTAGCCATTGCCCATGACAGTTTAATGCACGGTATTCATCCTGAGTCGCCTGCAGGACAATGGTGGATACACCATTGTATTCCCATGCAGGGATTACACTGGCGTGATCCTTATGAAGGAAAGGGAGGGCTAGGGGCCTCCAGTGCTCAATTTATAGGTGCATACTTTGCAAGTTGCCATCTATTACATATTAAACCAAATCTTGAAGCTCTACTGGATGCTTATTACCAATTTGCCTGGAAAGGAGAAGGGTTAAGGCCAAGTGGCTATGACGTGTTGGCGCAAGTCCAAAATCGCTGTGTCTATATTAATCGTCAAAACGATAGCATGGAAACTTATGATTGGGTTTTTGAAGACGTTGCTTTTTTATTACTGCATAGTGGTCAAAAGTTGGCAACCCATTATCATCTGCAGCAAATGACCTTACCAGCTTCCATTAATGAGTTATCTGCTATTACAGAGCACGCCAAGCGAGCGTTTGAACAAGCAAACAGTCATGCGCTAGTTGAGGCAATTAATAATTACCAGCAAACGTTGATAAATTGTAATCTTGTTGCACCGCATAGTTTGCAGCATATTCAAATTTTTAGACGGCAGGAAGATGTCTTGGCCGTTAAAGGCTGTGGTGCTTTAGGCGCGGATGTTTTACTTCTGATTGTACCGAAGCGTGTGTTAAAGCCCAAAGTTAGCAGTTTAATCGCAGAAGGCTGGACGATTTTGGCGGGCAGTGATGATTTATACACAGGTCGAGCACTAATGAAAAATAAAAGACAGAAAACACTTGAAATTTTACCTTAATCCGGTATCATTCCAGCCTCTTTAGGGCCGTTAGCTCAGTCGGTAGAGCAGGAGGCTTTTAACCTCTGTGTCATAGGTTCGAATCCTATACGGCCCACCACTAAAGTAGTAATTTAATGTGGTGTGATCTAAAATTTTGTTTACCTGTAAGGGCCGTTAGCTCAGTCGGTAGAGCAGGAGGCTTTTAACCTCTGTGTCATAGGTTCGAATCCTATACGGCCCACCATTCTGGCTATGCTTTTCAAAGTCCAGACAACAGTGTAGCAATAAACCGAATTATCAAGCAGTAACCCAAATTGCGCTCGTAGCTCAGCTGGATAGAGTACTTGGCTTCGAACCAAGGTGTCGGGGGTTCGAGTCCCTCCGAGCGCGCCATTTAGGGGATCGGGCGGGTCTTCGGGTCTTCCCCAAATCCGGGGGCACTTTACTCATCCACAAAGCACTCTAACTCTTAATCTATAATTTTCAAAATTTGGGTCTTCCCCAAATCCGGGGGCACTTTACTCATCCACAAAGCACTCTAACTCTTAATCTATAATTTGGGTCTTCCCCAAATCCGGGGGCACTTTACTCATCCACAAAGCACTCTAACTCTTAATCTATAATTTTCAAAATTTCTAAACCCATAAGCCCTGCGTTGAATCAATTTCAGGGTCTTCCCCAAATCCGGGGGCACTTTACTCATCCACAAAGCACTCTAACTCTTAATCTATAATTTTCAAAATTTCTAAACCCATAAGCCCTGCGTTGAATCAATTTCATCTTTCGATGAAACCCTTCAGTTATTCCATTATTCTTAGTAAAACGAAGCATTCTAACGACTTCCTCTCTCCATTTAAATAGTGTATTTCCTAAAGTTCTAAGCGATTGAAAAGCGCTTTGCTTTAGTTCTTTAACCATTTCCAAGAATTGCGGTAATAAGCGTTTACACTCTTTTGCTGTACAATGCTTCTTAGTTAATAGTTCATGCAACTGTTGTTTAAAATCATAAATCGCAGCAATCGCGGGTTGTTGTTTCAGGTATTGGTCGCGTTTGCTTAAACGTAATGACGTTAGATTCTCTGGCTTTGTCTTCAAAGCCATGAGTGTGCCTCTTTGATACTTCATTGTGGGATCAATTTGATGAAAGGTTTGCATGCTCAGTTGGTTAATTAATCGGATGACATGAAAGCGATCAGCCACAATCTTGGCCTTAGGAAAGTGGCGTTTCACCAAAGCCCGATAGCTGCTACTTAAATCGATACACACGACACGTACACGCTCTTTGCCTTCCAATGTTTTAAAATAAGCCTCTAAATCTCGCCCTGAGCGGCCTTTAACAATATCAAAAATATTCGTACTCCTTCTATGTTTCTATTTCCCTCAACAATTATTTGCAATTAGCACTGATAATCAAATTGTTATCTTTGGTGATAGCTATTCTGACAATGGTAATACCTTCAAAAAATCCTCTAATACTTACCCTGGCCGTGCTTATTCATTAGGGCGATTTACGAATGGTCCAACCTGGTCGGAGTATTTAGCTATGAAGTTGGGTATCGATAATATGGATATTACAGCATATAGAAATTATGCTTATGGCCAAGCTCAGCTCTTGGGTAAAATAGAGCTTTTGACTCATAATGAAGAAAAAGAATGGTCCTTCACTGTTCCCGATCTGTCATCACAAATCGATGAGTATCTCAAGGATGTAAATATAAATCCCAATAATTCTTTATTCTTTGTATTTATTGGAACTAATGATGTGTTGAATTACAAACCAATTAGTAAAGAAGAAAATAAAGCTTTTATTAGCGATTTACTACATCACTTAAGTCAACAAATTAATCGTTTAAAGGAAATTGGTGCAAATAGAATTATTTTATTTAAATGGCGTGATTTAAAACATTTTCCTCTATCTAAACAATTAGCTGATGAATATCAAAATAACTATCTGAATACTTTAGATGAGATGATTGAACAATTTAATCTAGGAATATTAAATCTTTATCAAAATGATAGGATTGTCCATCTTTATGATACTTATTCCTTTGATTACAAAGTTTATTCTTCACTCAAAAAATATCAATGGAGAGGTCAGAAACTGTATCTTTATGAGAAAGAGAATGCCTGTTATCTCCATGGCGGTAATTATATAGATTATATTCATAATAAGTATTGCTCCTCTCCGTGGACTCATTGGTTTTTTGATCGGATTCATCCAACAACCTATATCGATTTTCTAATGAGTGAAGATGTTTATTTCTTTTTAGTCAAAGCAAACTTGGTATAATAATATGAGATTATCTCAAGCATTAAAACATTATGATCTAATCGTTGAAAATGGCCCTCTAGGTACACGTCTCAAGTATGACTATGGCCATACTGGCAATGATTTTTCTAAAGATAGTCAGAGTAGAAAAATATTAACTGAGTTATATAAAGGCGATATAGCTATCGCACGCGAATATAATACTCCCATTATTATAAACGCCGCGACCTTTCGAACTAGCCGTAATCATCTTGCCACCAATGGTCTTATAGATTTTGAGCAGGTAAAAAAAATTAATTTAAATAATCTTCAAGTTATAATTGATTTGAAGAAAGAGGTGGAAAGCGACGTAACTGTGATTCTTGGTGCGCCACTGGGCTCCATGTTTGATGCTTATAGTGTGGAAAATAAACCAAGTATTGAAGAAGCTTACAATTACCATAAGGAACAAATCAATCTTTTTAAAAGTATGCCAGTTGATTTTATCAATATAGTTACTCTACCCACTCTCTCAGAGGCGACAGGGATAGCCCGAGCATGTGATGAATCAGGAATGGAGTATACAATTGGATTTATTTTGGGGAACAATGGAAAATTATTAGATGGTACTACTCTTAATGAGGCTATTACAGAAATAGATAGTAGAACTAATCATAAGCCTCTCGGTTATTTAGTTACCTGCACACACTCATCAGTTATTGAACTATTAGACAGCAATTCCAAAAATATAAATAGATTAATCGGATTGCAAGCAAACGGCTCTTGTTTGTCACCCACTGAGCTAGCAAAATTAAACAAGCCAGTTGCGGATGAGCCAGAACAATTCTCCCAGGAACTAAAGGAATTAAAGGACAAGTTGAACTTAAAAAAACTTGGTGGGTGTTGTGGTACCACCAAAGAGCATCTCTCCCAAATTATACAGGTTTCTCAATATGAGAATCGTTTTGTGCTTTCGTAAGAGGTAAATATTATGTCGAATACCTGTATCTTAGTATTAGGAGCAAATCAATTTCAAAGAGAAAGATCTTTAATCGGTATTGAAAAAGCGATTAATGCAACGGTTATTACAGTAGCCCCGAATGCACCTTTCCATGAGAATAAATATCCTTCAAAAGTTATTCGTTCTAGTGAAACGAATCCTGATGTGCTACTCCAAGATGTGCAAAATTACTTACATAAAAGCAAAATGCATTTAATTGGTGTTATACCATTAAATGACTTTGTACTAAATTCTGGATTCGTTATTGCACAGTTTTATAAATTGCCATACAACAGCGCTGAAACAATTATAAACTGCCGATATAAAAATAAGCTTAAACAAGTTTTGGCGAATGCAAATTTACCAGTAGTTAAGAGTTATGAAATTTCATCTTTTAAAGATGCCGATGGAGTTGCCCCTCCTAAACCGAACCATCTAGTTAGCTGAAATGGCCAATCGAAATTCTCTTGGAGCCATCCTATTAAGCCCTTTATGTGGGGCAAAATTATTATAATCCTCAAACCAAATCGGTAAGTTTTTCATTAATGATTCAGCATTCATAGGATCATAAAAAGCGATATAATCGCGTTTAAAAGTTTTTACAAAGGCTTCTGCCATGCCATTGCTTTCTGGGCTATAAGCAGGAGTTGTGCAAACATCAAACCCCAGCTCTCTAGCAAAGCTAACAGTTTCCCGTGCTACATAGCAAGGACCGTTATCACTTAGCCACTGAATAGTTTTTGGAAGCTGGTTTATTTTACCAAATCGATACTCAACACTTTCGAGTATTAAATCACGAATGGCAGCACCATCAATTCCAACAGTTGATGCAATATAGCTAAGAATTTCTCGGTCACAAGTATCCATAGAAAAAGCGATAAATACTCTATCTCCATTAGCACATTGAACACTAAAACTATCGGAGCACCATCGGGTATTGCTATGCAAGGTAATAATTTTTCCGTCATGTAGTCGTGTTGGTTTTTTTCCGTAGGCTGGAAGTAATAAGCCATTCTTTTTCATAATACGGTAAACTCCTTTATGGTTTACTTTATTCTTATTTTCCTGCTTTAGTTGACGATTAAGTAATGTGGTTACACGGCGATAGCCATAACTAGCTCGTTTATCAACTATTTTCTTTATATAAGGTAGCAAGAGCTCGTCTTCCTCTGGGTTGACTCGAGACGCACGAGAACAATTTTTTTCCATCTTTTTTATCCTTGTCGTTAAATGGGAACGGGAAACTTTAAGAGCATTGGCTATGGCTCTTATTCCATATCTTCCACTCCGAGCAAGGATTGTCGCGAGATCAGTTTTTTTTCGCGACTTAACTTCACTGCTTCTTTTAAAATCTCGTTT
This region of Legionella clemsonensis genomic DNA includes:
- a CDS encoding homocysteine S-methyltransferase family protein, which gives rise to MRLSQALKHYDLIVENGPLGTRLKYDYGHTGNDFSKDSQSRKILTELYKGDIAIAREYNTPIIINAATFRTSRNHLATNGLIDFEQVKKINLNNLQVIIDLKKEVESDVTVILGAPLGSMFDAYSVENKPSIEEAYNYHKEQINLFKSMPVDFINIVTLPTLSEATGIARACDESGMEYTIGFILGNNGKLLDGTTLNEAITEIDSRTNHKPLGYLVTCTHSSVIELLDSNSKNINRLIGLQANGSCLSPTELAKLNKPVADEPEQFSQELKELKDKLNLKKLGGCCGTTKEHLSQIIQVSQYENRFVLS
- a CDS encoding IS3 family transposase encodes the protein MLARSGRYGIRAIANALKVSRSHLTTRIKKMEKNCSRASRVNPEEDELLLPYIKKIVDKRASYGYRRVTTLLNRQLKQENKNKVNHKGVYRIMKKNGLLLPAYGKKPTRLHDGKIITLHSNTRWCSDSFSVQCANGDRVFIAFSMDTCDREILSYIASTVGIDGAAIRDLILESVEYRFGKINQLPKTIQWLSDNGPCYVARETVSFARELGFDVCTTPAYSPESNGMAEAFVKTFKRDYIAFYDPMNAESLMKNLPIWFEDYNNFAPHKGLNRMAPREFRLAISAN
- the fni gene encoding type 2 isopentenyl-diphosphate Delta-isomerase — translated: MQDNYNQFEKRKQDHIALALMEANQASERNAFDEISLTHEALPDLDFADITIRGERFGQPVEKPFLVSSMTAGHRDAININRNLIAACAESKWAMGVGSQRRELTDREAATEWKELRKDFPEVTLFSNLGIAQIINTPIVKLQRLADALQAQALIVHCNPLQEAIQPEGTPSFKGCWRALTLLVDKLPIPVIVKETGCGFSLSTLKRLNEIGISAVDVSGLGGTHWGRIEGHRAAEGSVHQRAAVSFRNWGIDTVQSVKNAVSLSPSFEVWGSGGVRHGLDAAKLFALGVSTVGFAKPMLDVALQHAENVYALMTAIEYELKVAMFCTGSRILAELKEKACF
- a CDS encoding transposase, yielding MSKVPPDLGKTLKLIQRRAYGFRNFENYRLRVRVLCG
- a CDS encoding hydroxymethylglutaryl-CoA reductase, degradative, which encodes MLLSNKADQLFQGFSKLTREERFQRLLELGALTAEDIQYLQQGGVKETILADKLIENVIGYFQLPLGVATNFCIDGEDYVIPLAVEETSIIAALSKTAKWIRQHGEIKTWVTGECILGQIQMAKVSDFARLSTIFSENKQFLIEKANEEVASTMVKRGGGVIDLQLRHIPRHDGGDMGVIHVTMNTCDAMGANIINQVLEFLKTPIENITGEQVTMCILSNLNDEKLTTAKVTIRNVEPELGERLQEASLFAEIDPYRAATHNKGVMNGIDPVLIATGNDWRAVEAGIHAYATRSGHYQAITRWRYQEGCLVGELTAPIIVGTVGGVTALHPTAKLCLRMMGVQSANHLSRILAAVGLVQNLGAIRALCTEGIIQGHMKLHIDNLLLVAGATDHEMPVLKERLQHWLITNKRVSVNNAYDLLTEIRQARITS
- a CDS encoding SGNH/GDSL hydrolase family protein; its protein translation is MFGDSYSDNGNTFKKSSNTYPGRAYSLGRFTNGPTWSEYLAMKLGIDNMDITAYRNYAYGQAQLLGKIELLTHNEEKEWSFTVPDLSSQIDEYLKDVNINPNNSLFFVFIGTNDVLNYKPISKEENKAFISDLLHHLSQQINRLKEIGANRIILFKWRDLKHFPLSKQLADEYQNNYLNTLDEMIEQFNLGILNLYQNDRIVHLYDTYSFDYKVYSSLKKYQWRGQKLYLYEKENACYLHGGNYIDYIHNKYCSSPWTHWFFDRIHPTTYIDFLMSEDVYFFLVKANLV
- a CDS encoding FUSC family protein, which translates into the protein MKIRNTTRMAFQAAIAIAITELINRQFEMDHGYWATLTAMALTAQTWGESVKRSIERVLMTILGGVCGTFLYFILPPSEILTITILLVFIFFTVYLLTINNLIAVFTLTGFVVFFFALLDDWNFLLLTQRIEETALGALIAVLVGFFFLPVKTNVTEIFIAYLEKMDRSIASIFGTLPQEQLIIKQDLLMEFQKIRKQALSIRYEVFFHRMTMRDFNSLLTQILFCTQYIANVIEAYQWLCTILSEEDKKNIAIAVHITQHNIQVLVKLLNNFKSNEMISAQHLLDILDKAITLHPKQFVALNDKALGFYNLMYFFARLNTRLHDSYSLLLQLSD